DNA sequence from the Bacilli bacterium genome:
TTCACAAGATCACCACATTCCCGAGCCAGCTATTTAGAATTACTATTGGTATTATTTTAAATTTTACTACTCGCCCAAACAATAGCGATTCGGGACAATGTTTTGAACAATTTATGACCAAAACGCCACATAACCGACAGCATTCGGTGCTGTCGGTTATGGCGGTTGACAGTATTAGCCGGCGCTGTTTTCTTGCCGGTCTCCGGCAGTTTGTTCCGGCTCGCCCGCGCTTGCTTGCTTTCTGGCCGCTTTCCATCCGTCAATTGCGCTTACCACCGAGCCTTTGGCTCTTGCGGCAAACTGCAACGTCTCTTCCTTGACATTTTGCAATATGTCCTGCGTCTTCCCGCTGACGGTTTGCACCTGTTGCGCGATATCCTCGCGCAGCTCGCGTCCGGGCTTGGGAGCAAACAAGAGGGCGGCCACGCTTCCGGCTATGCCGCCGAGCAAAGCCCCCAGCAGAAAACTTTTGCCTTTTCCGCTCATTTTGAACATTTCCCTTCCTCTCCTTCGCATGATCGATCGGTGGCGGATAGAGGCGTTCACCGAACGGTAGGCTTTTGCGTTCCCAAAATGAGCGCGAAAAATCCTTCGAGCGCCTGGATCGCGTTGCGGGCGCAGTCGCCCAAACGCCTGGCCGCGGCAAACGCGTTGTCCAACGCCGCCATTTTGTCTTCGGCATTGGCGGCGATACGGTTGGACGTTTGCAGCAGCCGCAACGTTTCCGCGGCGATTTCATCCGTGCGGGTGCGAATTTGTCCGATCGTTTCGCTTAGTTCAAGAATGGCCGATTTTAACGCAAAAATCGCCGGAATGGCAAAACCGGCCAGAACGACAAAGGAAAAAGCCGCAACAGCCAAACTCCATTCGAGCACCGCATATCCCTCCCCGTCAAAATATCGGGCATCCAAAATCCGCTGCGCAATAGACGAATGCCCATGTTCACCATATTATAGGCGGGAAGGCTCATCCGTGACACTCATTGCGGAAAATTTTTCAAGCCAGTTTTCCAGTTTCGCAAGCACTTCCTCGCAAGTTTCGCCGCGAAGATGCAGGGAATCGGGCCGATGATGCTCGATAGCGTATTCGTACCGCGGATCGTAGTAATAGCGCAGCAAATTGGCGACAACCCGAGCAAAGCGCTTCTCCCGCAAGTCGGCGGCAATTTGCGCGGCAATCGGGGTATGAATGCGCTCTTTGATTCTGGCAAAAGCGTCCGCGCAAGCATCCGCAAACTGATGCGGATCATAGTCGTGCAAAATTTGCTTTATCCGCTCCGCTTCCGGAACCTCAATGAACACATGGATGCCGTTCTCCTTGGCATCCATTAAAAATTGCGGGGCTACGCAATTGCCGATTCTTGCGCTCTCTGCTTCCATCAGAAAATATGGGCTGCCTTTCAATTCCTCCAGCCGGTGGAGCAATAACGAATCCAATGTTTTCTGGTTTGCCGGCTTGAGTCCGATGCCGCCGAAGATGGACCCGCGATGCCCGGCCATCGCTTCCAGGTCCACTACCGGATATCCTTTGGCGGCAAGCTGCCGCAACAGCCACGTTTTCCCGGTTCCGGTATAGCCGTTGATGACGATACACGTTTGAGTAAGCCTGTAATTGTCAAGCGTTTGCAGCACCCACTTGCGGTAAGCCCGGTAGCCGCCCGAAAGGCGCCGCACCGGCATGCCCATCAGGTCGAGCAGCGTCGCCGCCGTTTTGCTGCGCATTCCGCCGCGCCAACAGAACACCGCTTTTGGCCCCGGTATTTCCGCAAATTGCTGTATAAAGCGGGGCAACTTCGCCGAAACGATCTCCAACCCGCGCGCTTTTGCCGCATCGGGGCTTATTTGCGCATACAGCGTGCCAACCTCGGCGCGCTCGGCATCGTCAAACAGCGGGATGTTCAAGCTGCCCGGAATGGTCGCATTCGCAAATTCCCGCGGGGAACGCACATCGATGATTGTAAGTTCCTTCGCCCGGAATTTCTCCAGCATCTCTTCAACTGTGATGTCGCTGAACAAACCGTTTTCTCCTTTGCCAAACAGGTTAACCGATCACAACGATTTTGCCCGGATGCTCGGCCACCGCTTCGCCGATTTCCCACGCTTCAACGCCCGCAGCGCGCAACGCTTGCCGCAGCGCATCCGCCTGATCGTTCGCCACCGAAAGCAAAAGCCCGCCCGAGGTAACGGCGTCGCATAAAATGAAGCGGTCAAGCTCGTCCATTTTTTCCGGATATTCGACATAGCTTGCGAGATGGGCATAATTGTTTTTCGTGCCGCCGGGCACGCAGCCGGCCTCCGCCAATTCGCGCACACGCGGCAGAACCGGCACGCTTGCGCGGTGCACGCGCAAGCCGACGCCGCTAGCTTGCGCCATCTCCGCCGCATGCCCCAACAGCCCGAAGCCGGTCACGTCGGTTGCGGCATGCACGGCAAATTGCCGCATGATTTCGGCGGCCGTTTTGTTCAATGTGGTCATGACGCGCGTTACGCGGTCAATTTCTTCCGCGTGCAAGAGATCCTTCTTGATTGCCGTCGTCAGAATGCCGACGCCGATCGGCTTGGTCAAAATCAACCGGTCCAGCGGTTGCGCGCCCGCGTTCGTTTTCACCTGCGCCGGATGAACCGTTCCGGTTACGGCAAGCCCGAATTTCGGTTCGTTGTCGTCGATCGAATGGCCGCCGACAAGCACCGCCCCCGCTTCCCGCACCTTATCGCCGGCGCCGCGCAATATCTCGGCAAGCACCGACTTGTCCAACTTATGGATGGGAAACGCGACGATATTGAGCACCGTTAGCGGCGTTCCGCCCATCGCATATACGTCGCTAAGCGCATTGGCCGCGGCGATCTGGCCGAACGAATAAGGATCGTTGACGATCGGGGTAAAAAAGTCTACCGTCTGCACCAGGGCCAATTCATCGTTCAAGCGAAACACGCCGGCGTCGTCGCCCGTTTCCAGTCCGACGAGCAAGTCGGGGTGCGGCTCGGTTTTGGCCAGATTGCGAAGCACTTCCTGCAAGTCCGCGGGGCCGATTTTGCAGCCGCAGCCGCCCTTGCTGGAATAGTGTGTCAATTTGATTGTGTCCATCTCTCCTGATCCTTTCTACTGCGGGTTGCGATTAATTTTCGGTTATGTAGGTTTTGACGGCGGAAGCAAAGCCGGCAAGAACCGGCGGCAACGTTAGCGCAAGCCGATGCAGTTCATGGCTGTCCAGCGAATCGTAATCCTGCACGAGCGGTTTGCGGAAGCGCACCGCTGCCAACAATTGATCGGCGATTGCTGCCGGGAATATGTTCTCGTCGCGCAAGACGGTGATGATATCCTCATAGCTGCTTGCTTCCCGCATCAAATAACCGTCTATCATCAAGCTGCCGATATCCGTGACGGTTTCCACCGCCAGATGGATCGCCCTTTCCTGCGCCAACACCAGCACCGTGTCGTCAGCGTCCCATTGTTCCGCGATTTTTTCCAGCGCCGTGATAATGGCCGGAATAAACTGCAGGCGACGGTCAATTTGTTTGCGGTCTACGTAATACATGAATCCACCTTCTCGCGTTGCTATTTTTTGTTTTTAGACCTGTTTTTCAGTTTCAGCCAAGTGATCGTAATGATAAACGTGAGTACGATAACGGTGAAAATCGTAAATGTTTCGCCGATCTCTTCCAAGCCGTATACACTTCCTCTCCGCTCAACTTCAGGCTTTCAACCGGGCAATGACGGCCCACTTTCGTTCCGCCTTGCGACGGTACTTCGGCAGCTGCCGGTATATTTCCCGCGCTTCGCGGTAGGACCGTTTCGCTTCCGCGCTGCGGCCCAAACGGGCATAAAGATCGCCCAGCAACACGTAAGCCTCGCAGGACGAGGATTGCACCTCGCCGAACTTTTCCAGATACATGAGCGCTTTTTGCGGATCGTTGCCGGCAAAAGCTTCGCCCAGCCTGAGATAAGGTTCGCCATATGCAACCCTGGGATTCAGCGATAACGCCTTTAACATATCCGCTTCGCCCTGCGCCAGATTGCCGGTTTTCAATTTGCACAGTCCCAGTCCAAACCAGGCTTCCGCCGAGTCCGAAAGTACTTCGGTAATTTGCTCCAACAA
Encoded proteins:
- a CDS encoding DUF948 domain-containing protein, whose translation is MLEWSLAVAAFSFVVLAGFAIPAIFALKSAILELSETIGQIRTRTDEIAAETLRLLQTSNRIAANAEDKMAALDNAFAAARRLGDCARNAIQALEGFFALILGTQKPTVR
- a CDS encoding tetratricopeptide repeat protein, with amino-acid sequence GEGRVMGKLAIFSLLWWITGSPFIALLVLLIIIYAIDRRYVGLLPDITKPFKESRRLAALHTSVRLNPHNNSDKLEIARILIRKRRYGAAKSLLEQITEVLSDSAEAWFGLGLCKLKTGNLAQGEADMLKALSLNPRVAYGEPYLRLGEAFAGNDPQKALMYLEKFGEVQSSSCEAYVLLGDLYARLGRSAEAKRSYREAREIYRQLPKYRRKAERKWAVIARLKA
- a CDS encoding YtxH domain-containing protein codes for the protein MFKMSGKGKSFLLGALLGGIAGSVAALLFAPKPGRELREDIAQQVQTVSGKTQDILQNVKEETLQFAARAKGSVVSAIDGWKAARKQASAGEPEQTAGDRQENSAG
- a CDS encoding HepT-like ribonuclease domain-containing protein, which gives rise to MYYVDRKQIDRRLQFIPAIITALEKIAEQWDADDTVLVLAQERAIHLAVETVTDIGSLMIDGYLMREASSYEDIITVLRDENIFPAAIADQLLAAVRFRKPLVQDYDSLDSHELHRLALTLPPVLAGFASAVKTYITEN
- the selD gene encoding selenide, water dikinase SelD, which produces MDTIKLTHYSSKGGCGCKIGPADLQEVLRNLAKTEPHPDLLVGLETGDDAGVFRLNDELALVQTVDFFTPIVNDPYSFGQIAAANALSDVYAMGGTPLTVLNIVAFPIHKLDKSVLAEILRGAGDKVREAGAVLVGGHSIDDNEPKFGLAVTGTVHPAQVKTNAGAQPLDRLILTKPIGVGILTTAIKKDLLHAEEIDRVTRVMTTLNKTAAEIMRQFAVHAATDVTGFGLLGHAAEMAQASGVGLRVHRASVPVLPRVRELAEAGCVPGGTKNNYAHLASYVEYPEKMDELDRFILCDAVTSGGLLLSVANDQADALRQALRAAGVEAWEIGEAVAEHPGKIVVIG
- the mnmH gene encoding tRNA 2-selenouridine(34) synthase MnmH, translating into MFSDITVEEMLEKFRAKELTIIDVRSPREFANATIPGSLNIPLFDDAERAEVGTLYAQISPDAAKARGLEIVSAKLPRFIQQFAEIPGPKAVFCWRGGMRSKTAATLLDLMGMPVRRLSGGYRAYRKWVLQTLDNYRLTQTCIVINGYTGTGKTWLLRQLAAKGYPVVDLEAMAGHRGSIFGGIGLKPANQKTLDSLLLHRLEELKGSPYFLMEAESARIGNCVAPQFLMDAKENGIHVFIEVPEAERIKQILHDYDPHQFADACADAFARIKERIHTPIAAQIAADLREKRFARVVANLLRYYYDPRYEYAIEHHRPDSLHLRGETCEEVLAKLENWLEKFSAMSVTDEPSRL